A genomic segment from Chanos chanos chromosome 2, fChaCha1.1, whole genome shotgun sequence encodes:
- the whamm gene encoding WASP homolog-associated protein with actin, membranes and microtubules: protein MNCGDFERMDSLDGWVAIKSNIFDDTDTFKLGFIVQWNAIESKFAVTCHNRTLQRQRRKGELGPGETDTSWAGLFSVNDLKNVHRQLTGVCDVLAPYFPDLSDFEEGNIWDLIFYGRTANPDEHEKDLDAPCRHLEKYFSTAIDVCGRKIVLDSLFNQTEQEVEEYFENLQEFKRKTMQDEVDRAKEHLRQTLQGHKRADRMVLLLKIYDEEDEAYKELVTVATVLYQYLLQPFRDMRELAMLCKMEILKSLEFEELGPKRIAELEREAEEWRRRAEDAVASIQDITVSFFKETSRALAGMLKQMEEDKRRFGQASWASASPRLEKLKFLLAKETLQHMRAKEMCLSHKKEEIREQMESLSEQKDGIIAVDQLELQFYEAQLELYDVKFEILKNEELLLVAQIDSIRRQIKERKEEVVYYDACEDAEELQSMMQDLSGSQHDSTVSVRKLSRRLQLLETKRGSICARRAYLRNKKDQCMEAHEQKQRLAQQTSAHFIQHHGVHLKREKRKEEDQQRKEWVNQEREKTLSRLRSFREKRQGQYVFKTPRSKLTSPVPSSEDSAQPMSIISLTPPPSGATPSPQQVPRSTSKKKSKKPKDIPVQIFLPSGSGAVPPDQTVNSPPPPPPPPPPLPPPPPPPPPPPPGLPLLPTPTQPGDEAQPLSEKEALPFPAKNTLKQNIGSMDEVLASLQRGHLQLRKVQPAAPPPTGGPQENPRDKILSAIRQGVKLKKVQRPVNAPANKDTELERSIKAAMQRMKRVSSDSDDEDQGESQSGEWDS, encoded by the exons ATGAATTGTGGGGACTTTGAGCGCATGGACAGTTTAGATGGCTGGGTCGCAATCAAAAGTAACATATTTGATGACACGGACACTTTTAAGCTCGGATTTATTGTACAGTGGAATGCTATAGAATCCAAGTTTGCTGTCACTTGTCATAACAGAACTCTTCAGAGACAGAGGCGTAAAGGAGAACTTGGACCCGGAGAAACGGACACTAGCTGGGCTGGACTGTTCTCCGTTAATGATCTGAAAAATGTCCATCGTCAGCTTACAGGGGTTTGTGATGTCCTGGCGCCGTATTTTCCTGACTTATCGGACTTTGAGGAGGGGAACATATGGGACCTGATATTTTACGGGCGAACTGCCAATCCAGACGAACATGAAAAAGACCTAGATGCACCTTGCCGTCATCTCGAAAAATATTTCAGCACCGCAATTGATGTCTGCGGCCGCAAGATCGTGTTGGATTCATTATTCAATCAGACTGAACAAGAGGTTGAAGAATACTTTGAGAATCTACAggagtttaaaagaaaaactatgCAAGACGAAGTTGATAGAGCGAAAGAACATCTGCGACAG ACGCTGCAGGGGCACAAGCGTGCAGACAGGATGGTCCTTCTCTTAAAGATTTATGACGAAGAGGACGAGGCTTACAAAGAATTAGTAACCGTGGCAACAGTATTGTACCAGTACCTGCTGCAGCCTTTCCGAGATATGAGAGAACTGGCCATGCTCTGCAAAATGGAGATCCTG aaatccttAGAGTTTGAGGAGCTGGGTCCGAAGAGGATAGCGGAGCTGGAGAGGGAGGcggaggagtggaggaggagagcgGAGGACGCAGTGGCCTCCATACAGGACATCACCGTCAGCTTCTTCAAGGAGACGTCCAGAGCACTggcag GCATGCTGAAGCAGATGGAGGAGGATAAGAGGCGGTTTGGCCAGGCCTCCTGGGCCTCTGCCTCCCCCAGACTGGAGAAGCTGAAGTTTCTCCTCGCCAAGGAGACGCTGCAGCACATGAGAGCCAAGGAAATGTGTCTGAGTCACAAGAAagaggagatcagagagcaG ATGGAGAGTCTGTCGGAGCAGAAGGACGGCATCATTGCCGTGGACCAGTTAGAGCTGCAGTTTTACGAGGCTCAGCTGGAGTTGTATGACGTCAAGTTTGAAATCCTGAAAAACGAGGAGCTGCTACTGGTGGCTCAGATTGACAGCATTCGGCGACAGATTAAAG agCGGAAGGAGGAAGTCGTTTATTACGACGCCTGTGAAGATGCGGAGGAGCTCCAGTCCATGATGCAGGATCTGAGCGGATCCCAGCACGACTCTACCGTCTCCGTCAGAAAGCTGAGCCGCCGCCTGCAGCTGCTCGAGACCAAGAGAGGATCCATCTGTGCCAGACGGGCTTATCTGCGCAATAAGAAG GATCAGTGTATGGAGGCACACGAACAAAAGCAAAGACTGGCTCAGCAGACCTCAGCTCACTTTATACAGCACCACGGAGTCCATCTG aaaagagagaagaggaaagaggaggaccAGCAGAGGAAGGAGTGGGtgaatcaggagagagagaagaccctGAGCAGACTGCGTTCTTTCAGAGAG AAGAGACAGGGCCAGTATGTGTTCAAAACTCCCCGATCAAAGCTGACCTCGCCGGTACCCTCCAGCGAAGACTCCGCCCAGCCAATGTCTATTATCAGCCTGACTCCACCCCCCAGTGGAGCAACACCCTCCCCTCAGCAAGTGCCCAGATCCACCAGCAAAAAGAAGAGCAAGAAGCCTAAAGATATACCTGTCCAGATATTTCTGCCCAGTGGATCAGGGGCCGTGCCTCCAGATCAGACTGTCAactccccacctcccccacctccccctcctcctcctctaccacctcctccacctccccctcctccacctcccccagGCCTGCCTCTCCTTCCCACGCCCACACAGCCTGGCGATGAAGCTCAGCCGctgagtgagaaagaggctCTGCCTTTTCCTGCCAAGAACACCCTCAAACAGAACATAG GCTCCATGGATGAGGTGTTGGCGTCTCTGCAGAGGGGGCACCTCCAGCTTAGGAAAGTCCAGCCTGCTGCCCCCCCGCCCACGGGCGGTCCGCAGGAGAACCCTAGGGACAAAATCCTGAGCGCCATCCGACAGGGCGTGAAGCTCAAGAAGGTCCAGCGGCCTGTCAACGCCCCCGCCAACAAAGACACGGAGCTGGAGCGCAGCATCAAGGCTGCCATGCAGAGGATGAAGAGGGTGTCTTCTGACTCCGACGATGAAGATCAGGGCGAAAGCCAATCAGGAGAGTGGGACAGTTAG